One genomic segment of Ricinus communis isolate WT05 ecotype wild-type chromosome 5, ASM1957865v1, whole genome shotgun sequence includes these proteins:
- the LOC8260267 gene encoding plasmodesmata-located protein 7: MARTSPFLLILLVLFNLSFLSIASSSSTDSFVFGGCTQQKYTPNSPYESNINSLLTSLVNSATYTSYNNFTIMGSTPQDVVYGLFQCRGDLSMPDCATCVARAVSQLGSLCSQTCGGAVQLQGCYVKYDNATFLGVEDKTIVLKKCGPSIGYDTDAMSVRDAVFAGLVRAGGPYRIGGSGEVQGVAQCVGDLSLGECQDCLSEAIERLKSDCGTAVYGDMFLAKCYARYSTGGAQVYTKSHNDKSTNEGEKTFAIIIGLLAGVALIIIFLTFIRKVFEGSGK; this comes from the exons ATGGCAAGAACAAGTCCTTTCCTCTTAATCTTGTTAGTCCTCTTCAATCTCTCATTTCTCTCTattgcttcatcttcttcaaCTGATTCCTTTGTCTTTGGAGGCTGCACCCAACAGAAATATACACCAAACTCACCCTATGAATCCAACATTAACTCTCTTCTAACTTCTCTCGTCAACTCAGCCACTTACACTTCCTACAACAACTTCACAATCATGGGCTCCACCCCGCAGGATGTCGTTTACGGCCTTTTCCAGTGTCGCGGCGACCTTTCCATGCCGGACTGCGCCACCTGCGTAGCTCGGGCGGTGAGTCAACTCGGTTCCTTATGTTCTCAGACGTGCGGTGGAGCAGTTCAGCTTCAGGGTTGCTATGTCAAGTACGATAACGCCACATTTTTAGGCGTGGAAGATAAGACTATTGTGTTGAAGAAATGCGGGCCGTCCATTGGGTATGATACGGATGCTATGAGTGTTAGAGATGCTGTGTTTGCAGGCCTGGTTCGGGCTGGTGGGCCGTATAGGATTGGTGGGTCTGGAGAGGTTCAGGGGGTGGCTCAGTGTGTTGGGGATTTGAGTCTAGGTGAGTGCCAGGATTGCTTGTCGGAGGCCATCGAACGGTTGAAGTCCGATTGCGGCACGGCTGTCTACGGTGATATGTTCTTAGCTAAGTGCTATGCTAGATACTCCACTGGCGGTGCTCAGGTTTATACCAAGTCTCATAATG ATAAATCTACTAATGAGGGAGAGAAGACATTTGCAATTATAATTGGATTACTGGCAGGAGTAGCTCTAATCATTATTTTCCTCACTTTCATAAGAAAGGTGTTtgaaggaagtg gtaaataa